A stretch of DNA from Anaerobranca californiensis DSM 14826:
CTACCTCTATTATCCATTAAAATACTTTCAGTATTGAAAGAAATATATTTACTTTGGGAACAATAATATTTAAAAGTAATACTTATATCTAGATTGATATTGGGTTTAATTGGTAATTCTATAACAACAAGTTGTATATTATCAAGGAACCTCATGGGTTTTGTTTTGAATTTAAGGGGAATTCCCAGATAGTTAATTTCCAAAAGGTTACAATCAGCGGATATCAAGCAATGTATAGTCTGATTATTATTAGTTGGTCTAAATTTAATGGCAGTTTCAAATTCTACTAACCTAGTTTTTTCTGTTAAGTAGATTTTAGAAGATAGGCTAATGATCTTTTGTGTGAATAGGTTAACAAATCTAGAATAGAAACTAGAAATTAGGGGACGGTAAAGGTTCATTCCATTACACCACCTTATACAATAATAAAGTTTGTTTGTTAAAATTTATTCAGGAAAAAATAAAAAATTCCTTTTTTTAAAAAGATATTTATATTTTATTTTTATCTTTAGGATAAGGATAAAATCATTAGGAGGTCTATATTATGAAAGAAAAAATTTTGCAATTTATGAAAGAGGAGGCATATAAACCTTTAACATTAGAAGAACTGGTATCAACCTTCGAGTTAAAGGGTAAAGAAATAGTTCAATTTCAAAACATTTTAGAGGAAATGGAAAAAGAAGGAGAAATCATTAAAACTAGGTCTAATAGATATGGTGTGCCAGAGCGGATGAATTTAGTTGTAGGTTTGATACAGGGGCATCCTAAGGGTTATGCTTTTTTAATACCTATAAATCCCGATTTAGATGATGTTTATATAAGCTCAACTGATTTAAATGGAGCTATGCATAATGATAAAGTGGTGGTAAGGCTTCATAAAGGTGGGTTTATAGGAAAAAAAGAAGGGGAAGTTATACGGATACTTAACAGGGCAAATACCACTGTAGTTGGAACATTTGTTAAAAGCCGCAATTTTGCCTTTGTAGTACCGGAGGATAAAAGGATAGCTCAAGATATCTTTGTTTCTAAGGGGGACTTTTCCGGTGCGGAAAATAACGATGTCGTTGTTGTGGAAATAACTAGATGGCCAGAGCCAAGGCGAAATCCAGAAGGTCGAGTGATTCAGAGATTAGGGAACAAAAATGCTCCTGGAATAGATATATTAGCAATTATGGCTAAACACAAATTACCTATGGAATTCCCTAAAAGTGTGTTAGAGGAGTTAAAGGATGTACCAGAAATTGTAAGGGAACAGGATTTAAAAAATCGGAGGGATTTCAGAAAATTACCTATAGTTACTATAGATGGTGAAGATGCTAAAGATTTAGATGACGCCGTTTATGTAAAAAAAGGAGATAATGGTAATTATCATTTAAGTGTCCATATAGCCGATGTATCTTATTATGTTCAACCTAACACTGAAATCGATAAAGAAGCCTATTCTAGGGGAACTTCAGTTTATTTAGTAGATAGGGTAATCCCCATGCTTCCAGAAAAGTTATCTAATGGGATTTGCAGTTTAAATCCTAAAGTAGATCGTTTAACTTTGTCATTGGTAATGGAAATAGATCCAACAGGTAAAGTAGTGGAATATGATATCGTACCAGGGGTAATAAAGACAGTGGAAAGGATGACTTATACCGCTGTCAATAAAATTTTAGTAGATAATGATCACGAAACCTCAGAGCGTTATAAAAATTTAATACCGATGTTTAGGGAAATGCATGAATTGATGGAAATACTAAATAAACGAAGGATGAGACGGGGGGCAATTGACTTTGATTTCCCAGAAGCAAAGGTAGAATTGGATAATGAAGGTAAACCGGTAAGGATTGTTCCTAGGGAAAGAAGTGTTGCAGAAAAAATTATTGAAGAATTTATGTTAGTTGCCAATGAAACGGTGGCGGAACATATTGCCCGGATGGAACTTCCTTTCATATATAGAATTCATGAAAAACCTGCTTTAGAGAAAATTAATTCTCTAAATGAATTTATTTTTAATTTCGGATACCATCTTAAAGGATCTGCAGATAATATCCACTCGAAAGCTATACAAGAACTGCTTAAGAAAATCAAAGGTAAAAAAGAAGAAAGAATTATCAGTACAGTTGCCCTAAGGTCGATGAAACAAGCTAAATATAGTAGTGAAAATTTAGGGCATTTTGGTTTAGCAGCACAATATTACACCCATTTTACTTCTCCAATTCGCCGTTA
This window harbors:
- the rnr gene encoding ribonuclease R gives rise to the protein MKEKILQFMKEEAYKPLTLEELVSTFELKGKEIVQFQNILEEMEKEGEIIKTRSNRYGVPERMNLVVGLIQGHPKGYAFLIPINPDLDDVYISSTDLNGAMHNDKVVVRLHKGGFIGKKEGEVIRILNRANTTVVGTFVKSRNFAFVVPEDKRIAQDIFVSKGDFSGAENNDVVVVEITRWPEPRRNPEGRVIQRLGNKNAPGIDILAIMAKHKLPMEFPKSVLEELKDVPEIVREQDLKNRRDFRKLPIVTIDGEDAKDLDDAVYVKKGDNGNYHLSVHIADVSYYVQPNTEIDKEAYSRGTSVYLVDRVIPMLPEKLSNGICSLNPKVDRLTLSLVMEIDPTGKVVEYDIVPGVIKTVERMTYTAVNKILVDNDHETSERYKNLIPMFREMHELMEILNKRRMRRGAIDFDFPEAKVELDNEGKPVRIVPRERSVAEKIIEEFMLVANETVAEHIARMELPFIYRIHEKPALEKINSLNEFIFNFGYHLKGSADNIHSKAIQELLKKIKGKKEERIISTVALRSMKQAKYSSENLGHFGLAAQYYTHFTSPIRRYPDLIVHRILRWLITGQLTEKRIKNLSKNMPIYALHTSTQERKAEEAERETLDLKKVEYMERHLGEVFQGIISSVTNFGIFVELDNTVEGLVHISNMVDDYYHFNEKTYSLIGELTRKTYRLGDKVKVKVVKVNKEEKNIDFILISP